The following nucleotide sequence is from Pseudomonas sp. S09G 359.
ATGTCACTCCAGTCCACGGTGGCCAAGCCCGCGCGGTACACCGAGCGGCCGTCGATTAACACTTGCATGCGCCGCGCATCGCTGGCGCTGGTGCCGTGGTAGTTCACCGCGGCCTGGTTGCCGGTGGTGTAGCCGACCATCATCCCCGGCACCAGGCGCAGCAGTTCACTGATGTCCCGCGCGCCGCTGGCTTTGATCAGCTCGCGGTCGATCACGGTCATGCTGCCGGGCACGGCGGCGGCCGATTGCTTGAGGCGCGTGGCGGTCAATACTTGCGGCAGCGGCTGGCTGTCGAGGAACAGGTCGTCGGCGTAAACCGCGCCGCAGCACAACAGCATCAACAACAGAGATGAGCGGGGAGGAGGGCCCAAATACACGGCACGGCCTTGATAATTACGGATAGCCGCCCATGTTAACTGAGGCAGGGCCTTTTGCCAGTCGTTGGCCCTGCAATTACTTTACACAAACGTCGCATTTTCCGACAAACCGACGAATTGATACGGGGGCTGGCCGCAAGCGGGTCGCTCCGTATAATGCCGCCATCGCCACTGGTATGGATTAACGGATTGCATATGACTGAACAGCGCCCTATTGCGGTCCTGGGAGGCGGAAGTTTTGGTACCGCCGTGGCTAACCTGCTGGCCGAGAACGGCCACCCGGTGCGCCAGTGGATGCGTGACCCCGAGCAGGCCGAGGCCATTCGGGTGCACCGGGAAAACCCGCGCTACCTCAAAGGTATCAAGATTCATCCGGCGGTCGAGCCGGTGACCGACCTGTTGGCCACCCTGACCGACTGCGACCTGTGCTTCGTTGCGCTGCCGTCCAGCGCCTTGCGCTCGGTGCTGGCGCCCCACGCCGAACGCCTGGCGGGCAAAATGCTGGTCAGCCTGACCAAGGGCATCGAGGCGCAGACCTTCAAGCTGATGAGCGAGATCCTTGCAGAGATCGCCCCGCAGGCGCGGATTGGCGTGCTGTCCGGGCCGAACCTGGCGCGGGAAGTCGCCGAACACGCGCTGACCGCCACCGTGGTCGCCAGTGAAGACGAAGCGTTGTGCGAGCGCGTGCAGGCGGTGCTGCATGGCCGCACCTTCCGGGTCTATGCCAGTGGCGATCGGTTTGGCGTGGAGCTCGGCGGCGCGCTGAAAAACGTCTACGCGATCATTGCCGGCATGGCCGTCGCGCTGGGCATGGGCGAAAATACCAAGAGCATGCTGATCACCCGCGCGCTGGCGGAAATGACCCGCTTTGCGGTGAACCAGGGCGCCAACCCGATGACCTTCCTTGGCCTGGCGGGCGTGGGCGACTTGATCGTGACGTGCTCGTCGCCGAAAAGCCGCAACTACCAGGTGGGTTTCGCCCTCGGCCAGGGCCTGAGCCTGGAAGACGCGGTGACGCGCCTGGGCGAAGTGGCCGAAGGCGTCAATACCCTCAAGGTGCTCAAGGCCAAGGCCCAGGAAGTGGGCGTGTACATGCCGCTGGTCGCCGGGTTGCACGCGATCCTGTTCGAAGGGCGCACTTTGAACCAGGTGATCGAGCTGCTGATGCGGGCCCAGCCGAAAACCGATGTCGACTTTATTTC
It contains:
- a CDS encoding NAD(P)H-dependent glycerol-3-phosphate dehydrogenase, with protein sequence MTEQRPIAVLGGGSFGTAVANLLAENGHPVRQWMRDPEQAEAIRVHRENPRYLKGIKIHPAVEPVTDLLATLTDCDLCFVALPSSALRSVLAPHAERLAGKMLVSLTKGIEAQTFKLMSEILAEIAPQARIGVLSGPNLAREVAEHALTATVVASEDEALCERVQAVLHGRTFRVYASGDRFGVELGGALKNVYAIIAGMAVALGMGENTKSMLITRALAEMTRFAVNQGANPMTFLGLAGVGDLIVTCSSPKSRNYQVGFALGQGLSLEDAVTRLGEVAEGVNTLKVLKAKAQEVGVYMPLVAGLHAILFEGRTLNQVIELLMRAQPKTDVDFISTSGFN